From one Streptomyces sp. N50 genomic stretch:
- a CDS encoding DUF1349 domain-containing protein: MDVELSELPFPLRTYGPDGHWSYEDGVLTGWAGPRQDRFVPPTGEGLDPASDAPRLLGAPHGDFQLIARVTVGFAGSFDAGVLYVHVGERAWAKLCLEYSPDVPTVCTVVTRGHSDDANSFTVDGSSVWLRVSRTGRAFAFHASRDGERWIFIRLFTLGDEKETDAALVGFMTQSPMGEGCVVTYDHLEFRPSWPDDLRDGS, encoded by the coding sequence ATGGACGTAGAGCTTTCCGAACTGCCTTTTCCCCTCCGTACTTACGGGCCCGACGGGCATTGGTCCTACGAGGACGGTGTGCTCACGGGGTGGGCTGGACCCCGTCAGGATCGGTTCGTGCCGCCGACCGGGGAAGGGCTGGACCCCGCCTCCGATGCGCCCCGTCTTCTCGGGGCGCCTCACGGGGACTTTCAGCTCATCGCCCGGGTGACCGTCGGGTTCGCGGGGTCCTTTGACGCCGGGGTGCTCTACGTCCATGTCGGGGAACGGGCCTGGGCCAAGCTCTGCCTGGAGTACTCGCCCGATGTGCCCACCGTCTGCACGGTGGTGACCCGGGGGCACTCGGACGACGCCAACTCCTTCACCGTGGACGGGAGTTCGGTGTGGCTGCGGGTCAGTCGGACCGGGCGGGCCTTCGCCTTCCACGCTTCCCGTGACGGTGAGCGTTGGATATTCATCCGGCTTTTCACCCTCGGTGACGAGAAGGAGACGGACGCCGCGCTGGTCGGGTTCATGACGCAGTCGCCGATGGGGGAGGGGTGTGTCGTGACGTACGACCACCTTGAGTTCAGGCCTAGTTGGCCGGACGACCTGAGAGACGGAAGCTGA
- a CDS encoding aldehyde dehydrogenase (NADP(+)), with product MAAAPVWSVDPRTGKQREQVAVEATAQEVDTAVRAAHAARGSLADRTVRAAFLRGAADQLEAAKNQLVEVADAETALGPVRLNGELARTCYQLRAFADIVDEGAFLDVVINHPDDTATPPIPDLRRYKVPLGVVAVYSASNFPFAFSVPGGDTASALAAGCPVVVKAHPDHPGLSELVASVLRRAAAEQGIPAGVLGLVHGFEAGVELVKHPLVSAAGFTGSVRGGRALFDAAAARPVPIPFHGELGSLNPVVVTEAAAAERAEAIGTGLAGSMTLGVGQFCVKPGLVLVPSGSAGDGLVKSLTDAVSDTDSGVLLDHRMRDNFLAGVSERAQLADVESPVTPGAGSEHTVSPGFLTVPAEKLAAEGAYDLLLEECFGPVTVVARYDDDAQANAVLSRLPGNLTATVHLSAEEAAGEGRGSEILAELTPLAGRVLVNAWPTGVAVAPAQHHGGPYPATTSTSTSVGGTAIERWLRPVAYQNTPEALLPLELRDENPQGLPRRYDGHLER from the coding sequence GTGGCAGCAGCACCAGTCTGGAGTGTCGACCCCCGAACCGGGAAGCAGCGTGAGCAGGTTGCGGTGGAGGCCACAGCCCAGGAGGTGGACACCGCCGTCCGCGCCGCGCACGCGGCACGGGGTTCGCTCGCCGACCGTACCGTCCGCGCCGCCTTCCTGCGCGGCGCCGCCGACCAGCTCGAAGCCGCCAAGAACCAGCTGGTCGAGGTCGCCGACGCGGAGACCGCGCTCGGCCCGGTCCGGCTGAACGGCGAACTGGCCCGCACCTGCTACCAGTTGAGGGCCTTCGCGGACATCGTCGACGAGGGCGCCTTCCTCGACGTGGTGATCAACCACCCCGACGACACGGCCACCCCGCCGATCCCGGACCTGCGCCGCTACAAGGTGCCGCTGGGTGTCGTCGCCGTCTACTCGGCCTCCAACTTCCCCTTCGCCTTCTCCGTCCCCGGCGGCGACACCGCGAGCGCGCTCGCCGCGGGCTGCCCGGTCGTCGTCAAGGCGCACCCCGACCACCCCGGCCTGTCCGAGCTGGTCGCGAGCGTGCTGCGCCGGGCCGCCGCCGAGCAGGGCATCCCGGCCGGTGTCCTCGGCCTGGTCCACGGCTTCGAGGCGGGCGTCGAGCTCGTCAAGCACCCGCTGGTCTCGGCGGCCGGGTTCACCGGTTCCGTACGCGGCGGTCGCGCGTTGTTCGACGCGGCGGCGGCGCGACCGGTCCCGATCCCGTTCCACGGCGAACTGGGCTCCCTCAACCCGGTAGTTGTGACCGAGGCCGCTGCGGCCGAGCGGGCCGAGGCGATCGGTACGGGGCTCGCCGGTTCGATGACGTTGGGCGTCGGGCAGTTCTGTGTGAAGCCGGGGCTTGTGCTGGTGCCGTCCGGCTCCGCGGGGGACGGGCTGGTCAAGTCCCTTACGGATGCCGTCAGTGACACGGACTCCGGGGTGCTGCTGGATCACCGGATGCGGGACAACTTCCTCGCGGGTGTCTCCGAGCGGGCTCAACTTGCCGATGTGGAGTCGCCGGTGACGCCGGGGGCGGGGAGTGAGCACACGGTCAGTCCCGGGTTCCTCACGGTGCCGGCGGAGAAGCTGGCGGCCGAGGGGGCGTACGACCTGCTCCTCGAAGAGTGCTTCGGGCCGGTCACCGTGGTGGCCCGCTATGACGATGACGCGCAGGCGAACGCCGTGTTGTCGCGACTGCCCGGGAATCTTACGGCGACGGTTCATCTGTCGGCGGAGGAGGCGGCCGGGGAGGGGCGGGGGTCGGAGATCCTTGCGGAGCTCACTCCGTTGGCCGGGCGGGTGTTGGTCAATGCGTGGCCTACGGGGGTTGCGGTGGCGCCGGCTCAGCATCACGGGGGGCCTTACCCGGCTACGACCTCTACCTCAACTTCGGTTGGGGGTACGGCTATTGAGCGGTGGCTGCGGCCGGTTGCTTACCAGAACACGCCTGAAGCGTTGCTGCCGTTGGAGTTGCGGGACGAGAATCCGCAGGGGTTGCCTCGGCGTTATGACGGGCATCTGGAGCGGTAG
- a CDS encoding IclR family transcriptional regulator, whose translation MSAGETGGGAQVKSAVRTVELLEYFAGRPGMHSLASVQEAVGYPKSSLYMLLRTLVELGWVETDATGTRYGIGVRALLVGTSYIDGDEVVAAARPTLDRLSDDTTETIHLARLDGTNVVYLATRQSQHYLRPFTRVGRRLPAHSTSLGKALLSTYSDEQVRKMLPETLPALTEHTITDREKLIEELHQVREQGFAVDREENTLGLRCFGVAIPYRTPARDAISCSVPVARLTPAHEQMVKDALFDARDRLTLATRRL comes from the coding sequence ATGTCGGCAGGCGAGACAGGCGGCGGGGCACAGGTCAAGTCCGCGGTGCGGACGGTGGAGCTGCTCGAATACTTCGCCGGCCGGCCCGGTATGCACTCCCTCGCGTCGGTCCAGGAGGCCGTCGGATATCCCAAGTCCAGTCTCTACATGCTGCTGCGCACGTTGGTGGAGCTGGGCTGGGTGGAGACGGACGCGACGGGCACGCGGTACGGCATCGGCGTACGGGCGCTGCTGGTGGGCACCTCCTACATCGACGGCGACGAGGTCGTGGCGGCGGCCCGCCCCACACTGGACCGGCTCTCGGACGACACCACGGAGACCATCCACCTCGCCCGCCTCGACGGCACGAACGTGGTCTACCTGGCCACGCGCCAGTCGCAGCACTACCTACGGCCCTTCACCCGCGTCGGCCGCCGCCTCCCCGCGCACTCGACCTCGCTGGGCAAGGCGCTGCTGAGCACGTACTCCGACGAGCAGGTCCGCAAGATGCTCCCGGAGACGCTGCCCGCGCTCACCGAGCACACGATCACCGACCGCGAGAAGCTCATCGAGGAACTCCACCAGGTCCGCGAGCAGGGCTTCGCCGTGGACCGCGAGGAGAACACGCTGGGCCTGCGCTGCTTCGGGGTCGCGATCCCGTACCGCACCCCCGCGCGGGACGCGATCAGCTGCTCGGTGCCGGTGGCGCGGCTCACCCCCGCCCACGAACAGATGGTCAAGGACGCCCTGTTCGACGCCCGTGACCGACTGACCCTCGCCACCCGGAGGCTCTGA
- a CDS encoding GNAT family N-acetyltransferase, which translates to MDVALRPVHDSDLPVFFRLTNDPESVRMAAFTAKDPTDRDAFDAHWKRIRALPGVRNRTILADGDVVGNAAVYGDPGEREVTYWIDRAYWGKGIATAALRDLLAEEPERPLHARVAADNTGSRRVLEKCGFVVTGQDRGFANARGEEIDELVLTLS; encoded by the coding sequence ATGGACGTCGCGCTCCGCCCGGTCCACGACAGTGATCTGCCGGTCTTCTTCCGGCTGACGAACGACCCCGAGTCCGTCAGGATGGCAGCCTTCACCGCGAAGGACCCGACCGACAGGGACGCCTTCGACGCCCACTGGAAGCGCATCCGCGCCCTGCCCGGCGTCCGGAACCGCACGATCCTCGCCGACGGCGACGTCGTGGGCAACGCCGCGGTCTACGGCGACCCGGGCGAGCGCGAGGTGACGTACTGGATCGACCGCGCCTACTGGGGCAAGGGCATCGCGACGGCCGCGCTGCGCGACCTGCTCGCCGAGGAGCCCGAGCGCCCGCTGCACGCGCGCGTGGCGGCCGACAACACGGGCTCGCGGCGCGTGCTGGAGAAGTGCGGGTTCGTCGTCACCGGCCAGGACCGGGGGTTCGCGAACGCGCGGGGCGAGGAGATCGACGAGCTGGTGCTGACGCTGAGCTGA
- a CDS encoding peptidoglycan D,D-transpeptidase FtsI family protein: MNKTIRRTSVFVLLLVLALLVRATWVQFYDGQALADDKDNRRNAIETYADPLGNIIVAGNAITGSARTGDDSDLAYKRTYTDGKLYAAVTGYASQSYAPTQLEGIYANLLDGTDSGLKTVMDTVTGERAAPGNVVTTIDPDVQKAAYDALGDKKGAAVAIDPTTGKILAVVSTPSYDPSALTDADTAASAWKQLTADSDKPLTNRALRQPLPPGSTFKLVVAAAALEDGLYSSVDEKTTSPSPYTLPGTVTKLANESASAPCTNASIRVALQYSCNTVFAKMAVDLGQDKVKAMAEKFGFNDDKLDIPVRAYASVYPSNMNKSSTALTGIGQYDVTATPLQMAMVSAAIANDGKLVSPHMVSETTDSGGDVVHNYDDNTTTTQIVSSRTAQQLQSAMQTVITDGTGTNAEIAGVTVGGKTGTAQHGENNDQSPYAWFTSYGKSDSTGKQIAVAVVVEQSDAARSEISGNGLAAPVAKAMMKAALQ; this comes from the coding sequence ATGAACAAGACGATCAGGCGCACCTCCGTCTTCGTACTGCTCCTCGTGCTCGCCCTCCTGGTGCGGGCGACCTGGGTGCAGTTCTACGACGGCCAGGCACTCGCGGACGACAAGGACAACCGGCGGAACGCGATCGAGACGTACGCGGACCCGCTCGGGAACATCATCGTGGCCGGGAACGCGATCACCGGCTCGGCCCGGACGGGTGACGACAGCGACCTCGCGTACAAACGCACGTACACGGACGGCAAGTTGTACGCGGCGGTGACGGGCTACGCCTCGCAGAGCTACGCGCCGACGCAGTTGGAGGGGATCTACGCGAACCTCCTCGACGGCACGGACAGCGGCCTGAAGACGGTCATGGACACGGTCACCGGCGAGCGGGCCGCCCCGGGCAACGTGGTCACGACGATCGACCCGGATGTGCAGAAGGCGGCGTACGACGCGCTCGGCGACAAGAAGGGCGCTGCCGTCGCGATCGATCCGACGACCGGCAAGATCCTCGCCGTCGTCTCGACCCCGTCCTACGACCCCTCGGCGCTGACCGACGCCGACACCGCCGCGTCGGCCTGGAAGCAGCTCACCGCGGACTCCGACAAGCCGCTCACCAACCGCGCGCTGCGCCAGCCGCTGCCGCCGGGTTCGACGTTCAAACTGGTCGTGGCGGCGGCCGCGCTTGAGGACGGCCTCTACTCCTCGGTGGACGAGAAGACGACGAGCCCCTCGCCGTACACCCTGCCCGGCACGGTCACGAAGCTGGCGAACGAGAGCGCCTCCGCACCCTGCACGAACGCCTCGATCCGGGTCGCGCTCCAGTACTCGTGCAACACCGTGTTCGCGAAGATGGCCGTCGACCTGGGCCAGGACAAGGTCAAGGCGATGGCCGAGAAGTTCGGCTTCAACGACGACAAGCTGGACATCCCGGTGCGGGCGTACGCCAGCGTGTACCCGTCCAACATGAACAAGTCCTCCACCGCCCTGACCGGCATCGGCCAGTACGACGTGACGGCCACCCCGCTCCAGATGGCCATGGTGTCCGCAGCCATAGCCAACGACGGCAAGCTGGTCTCCCCGCACATGGTGTCCGAGACCACCGACAGCGGCGGAGACGTGGTCCACAACTACGACGACAACACGACGACGACCCAGATCGTCAGCTCACGCACCGCCCAGCAACTCCAGTCGGCGATGCAGACGGTCATCACGGACGGCACCGGCACGAACGCCGAGATCGCGGGCGTGACGGTGGGCGGCAAGACCGGCACGGCCCAGCACGGCGAGAACAACGACCAGTCGCCGTACGCCTGGTTCACGTCCTACGGCAAGTCCGACTCGACGGGCAAGCAGATCGCGGTGGCGGTGGTCGTCGAGCAGTCGGACGCGGCAAGGTCGGAGATCAGCGGCAACGGTTTGGCGGCCCCCGTGGCCAAGGCGATGATGAAAGCGGCCTTGCAGTGA
- a CDS encoding NCS2 family permease, protein MSESQKVADRPSAEPPATNGVDRFFKISERGSTFGREIRGGFATFFTMAYILVLNPIILGSAKDKFGHTLDTGQLVTATALVACVMTVIMGVGGNLPLAIAAGLGLNAVVAFQLAPLMSWPDAMGLVVIEGVLICVLVLTGLREAIMNAIPQQLKQAIGVGIGLFIAFIGFVDAGFVSRIPDAAETTVPVQLGAVGHLTGWPVLVFCLGVLLTIALFARKVKGAILISIVTMTVLAIIINSVADIKSWGLMTPKVPDKIVAAPDFGLIGHFSLFGAFGETSAITVVLLIFTLILSDFFDAMGTIVGISAEAGLLDEEGQVPNIGRVLFIDGAAAVAGGLGSASSNTAYIESASGVGEGSRTGFSNLITGGLFGLALFLTPLLTIVPLQAAAPALIAVGFLMMTHVKHIDWDKYEIAIPAFLTIAAMPFTYSITDGIGAGFISYVVIKAVLGKAKEVNWLLWGVSALFLVYFAIDPVEQILGVK, encoded by the coding sequence ATGTCCGAGTCACAGAAGGTGGCCGACCGGCCAAGTGCCGAACCACCGGCGACGAACGGTGTCGACCGGTTCTTCAAGATCTCCGAACGGGGATCCACCTTCGGCCGTGAGATCCGCGGCGGCTTCGCCACGTTCTTCACGATGGCCTACATCCTCGTCCTGAACCCGATCATCCTCGGCAGTGCCAAGGACAAGTTCGGGCACACTCTCGACACCGGTCAACTGGTCACCGCCACCGCCCTGGTGGCCTGCGTGATGACGGTCATCATGGGCGTCGGCGGCAACCTGCCGCTCGCCATCGCCGCGGGCCTCGGCCTCAACGCCGTCGTCGCCTTCCAGCTGGCGCCGCTGATGAGCTGGCCCGACGCGATGGGTCTCGTCGTCATCGAGGGCGTCCTGATCTGCGTGCTGGTCCTCACCGGGCTGCGCGAGGCGATCATGAACGCGATCCCGCAACAGCTCAAGCAGGCCATCGGCGTCGGCATCGGCCTGTTCATCGCGTTCATCGGCTTCGTCGACGCCGGCTTCGTCAGTCGTATACCGGACGCCGCCGAGACCACGGTGCCCGTGCAGCTCGGCGCCGTCGGTCATCTCACCGGCTGGCCCGTTCTGGTCTTCTGTCTCGGTGTCCTGCTCACCATCGCGCTGTTCGCCCGCAAGGTGAAGGGCGCGATCCTGATCAGCATCGTCACGATGACCGTCCTCGCGATCATCATCAACTCCGTTGCCGACATCAAGAGTTGGGGCCTGATGACCCCCAAGGTGCCGGACAAGATCGTGGCCGCGCCCGACTTCGGACTCATCGGCCACTTCAGCCTGTTCGGCGCGTTCGGCGAGACCAGCGCGATCACAGTCGTCCTGCTGATCTTCACGCTGATCCTGTCGGACTTCTTCGACGCGATGGGCACGATCGTCGGTATCAGCGCGGAGGCCGGTCTCCTGGACGAGGAGGGGCAGGTGCCGAACATCGGGCGCGTCCTGTTCATCGACGGGGCCGCTGCTGTCGCCGGCGGGCTCGGGTCCGCGTCCTCCAACACCGCCTACATCGAGTCGGCGTCCGGGGTCGGGGAGGGGTCTCGGACCGGGTTCTCGAATCTGATCACCGGTGGGTTGTTCGGGCTTGCGCTGTTCCTTACGCCGTTGCTGACGATCGTGCCGTTGCAGGCGGCCGCGCCCGCGCTGATCGCCGTGGGGTTCCTGATGATGACCCACGTCAAGCACATCGACTGGGACAAGTACGAGATCGCGATTCCGGCGTTCCTGACCATCGCCGCGATGCCGTTCACGTACTCGATCACTGACGGGATCGGGGCCGGGTTCATCTCCTACGTCGTGATCAAGGCGGTGCTGGGTAAGGCGAAGGAGGTCAACTGGTTGTTGTGGGGGGTGTCCGCGCTGTTCCTGGTGTACTTCGCTATTGACCCCGTTGAGCAGATTCTGGGTGTGAAGTAG
- a CDS encoding SigE family RNA polymerase sigma factor, with protein MGTVVDDAASEEFHAFFERHYAELSRLAHLLTGEADAADDLAADALLALWHRWDRVRAADHPAAYARGVVANLARTRIRSAVRERRRVALFWSQREEKTENPDVAGVVDVQEALRRLPFRKRACVVLRHAFDLSEKDTALALGVSVGTVKSQTSKGMAELQRLLGPQSPPLRMHAALARGGESGGRTR; from the coding sequence GTGGGCACAGTCGTCGACGACGCCGCCTCCGAGGAGTTCCACGCCTTCTTCGAGCGCCACTACGCCGAACTGTCCCGCCTCGCCCACCTGTTGACAGGCGAGGCGGACGCCGCCGACGATCTCGCGGCCGACGCGCTGCTCGCGCTCTGGCACCGCTGGGACCGGGTGCGCGCCGCCGACCATCCCGCGGCCTACGCCCGTGGGGTCGTCGCCAACCTGGCCCGCACCCGGATCCGCAGCGCGGTGCGTGAGCGGCGGCGGGTCGCCCTGTTCTGGTCGCAGCGCGAGGAGAAGACCGAGAACCCGGACGTGGCCGGCGTGGTCGACGTCCAAGAGGCCCTGCGCAGGCTGCCGTTCCGCAAGCGGGCCTGCGTCGTGCTGCGGCACGCGTTCGACCTGTCGGAGAAGGACACCGCGCTCGCCCTCGGTGTTTCCGTCGGTACGGTTAAGAGCCAGACGTCGAAGGGCATGGCCGAGCTGCAGCGTCTGCTCGGCCCGCAGAGCCCTCCGCTGCGGATGCACGCGGCGCTGGCACGCGGCGGCGAGAGTGGAGGGAGGACCCGATGA
- a CDS encoding MerR family transcriptional regulator: MDGDTLYSIGELARRTGLTVKTVRFYSDRGIVAPTDRSPAGYRLYGIDAVARLDLVRTLRELGLDLSTIRGVVDRELSLPEVAAAHAEALAVQIRVLRLRHAVLTAVAERGSTPEETELMHRLAQLSEDERRCLIGEFLDAVFGGPDVAPAFAGVMRSMTPELPDNPEAEQVQAWVELAELSLDLEFRASVRRLAEEQAAEQARSGTAVPRRDIAAAVRDQTAPALAADIDPASPQADPFVASFTALYAQLLGRPDDTELRHRLATRLERVNDPRRERYLQLLAVVNGWTAPESLAPALDWSVQALRVRTPGHTSP; encoded by the coding sequence ATGGACGGCGACACGCTCTACTCGATCGGTGAACTCGCTCGGCGGACCGGGCTCACGGTCAAGACGGTGCGGTTCTACTCCGATCGCGGAATCGTGGCGCCGACGGACCGCAGCCCGGCCGGCTACCGCCTGTACGGCATCGACGCCGTCGCACGCCTGGACCTCGTAAGGACCCTGCGCGAGCTGGGACTTGACCTCTCCACGATCCGCGGGGTCGTGGACCGAGAGCTCTCGCTGCCCGAGGTCGCCGCGGCGCACGCCGAAGCGCTGGCGGTGCAGATCCGCGTCCTGCGACTGCGGCACGCGGTGCTGACGGCGGTGGCCGAGCGCGGGTCCACACCTGAGGAGACGGAACTCATGCACCGGTTGGCCCAGCTCTCCGAGGACGAACGCCGTTGTCTGATCGGCGAGTTCCTCGACGCCGTCTTCGGCGGACCTGACGTGGCCCCCGCGTTCGCCGGGGTCATGCGCTCGATGACCCCCGAACTGCCCGACAACCCGGAAGCCGAACAGGTGCAGGCGTGGGTGGAGTTGGCCGAACTGTCCCTGGACCTGGAATTCCGTGCCTCCGTACGGCGGTTGGCCGAGGAGCAGGCGGCCGAGCAGGCCCGGAGCGGCACGGCGGTCCCGCGTCGCGACATCGCCGCAGCCGTTCGTGACCAGACCGCCCCGGCCCTGGCCGCCGACATCGACCCGGCCTCACCTCAGGCCGATCCGTTCGTCGCGTCGTTCACGGCGCTCTACGCCCAGCTCCTCGGCCGTCCCGACGACACTGAGCTCCGCCACCGGCTGGCGACCCGGCTGGAGAGGGTCAACGACCCCCGCAGGGAGCGATATCTCCAGCTGCTCGCGGTGGTCAACGGCTGGACGGCACCGGAGAGCCTGGCTCCCGCCCTGGACTGGTCCGTCCAGGCTCTGCGTGTCCGGACGCCCGGACACACGAGTCCCTGA
- a CDS encoding acetyl-CoA synthetase, whose translation MNCAAGHTEVTVSPGDAVVRRLCVRPGTVVSLVLRPRPDDKRWTAVRSSAPAFVLASGWRADTDGTAHASLRCAGARGGEAEVTASAKAPDVAGAARVAFTLRVSVVPYTTQG comes from the coding sequence GTGAACTGTGCCGCCGGGCACACGGAGGTCACCGTCAGCCCTGGCGACGCGGTCGTACGGCGGCTCTGTGTGCGGCCCGGGACCGTGGTGTCGCTCGTCCTGCGGCCTCGCCCGGACGACAAGCGGTGGACGGCCGTGCGGAGTTCCGCGCCGGCGTTCGTCCTCGCGTCCGGATGGCGGGCGGACACGGACGGTACGGCCCACGCCTCGCTGCGGTGTGCGGGGGCGAGGGGCGGTGAGGCCGAGGTCACCGCGTCGGCGAAGGCACCGGACGTGGCCGGCGCGGCGCGGGTCGCCTTCACCCTGCGCGTGAGCGTGGTGCCGTACACGACGCAGGGGTGA